One part of the Prunus persica cultivar Lovell chromosome G5, Prunus_persica_NCBIv2, whole genome shotgun sequence genome encodes these proteins:
- the LOC18777750 gene encoding gibberellin-regulated protein 6, producing MAMAKLVCFLLLALLGISMVATQVMAKQETQYHLDSGRYGPGSLKSYQCPSQCTRRCSQTQYHKPCMFFCQKCCAKCLCVPPGYYGNKAVCPCYNNWKTQQGGPKCP from the exons ATGGCCATGGCTAAGCTTGTCTGCTTTCTTCTTCTAGCTCTCCTTGGGATTTCCATGGTTGCAACACAG GTTatggcaaaacaagaaacccaGTATCACTTGGACAGT GGAAGGTATGGTCCTGGGAGTCTAAAGAGCTACC AATGCCCATCACAATGCACAAGGAGATGTAGCCAGACACAGTACCACAAGCCATGCATGTTCTTCTGCCAAAAATGCTGTGCTAAGTGTCTCTGTGTTCCTCCTGGTTACTATGGCAACAAAGCTGTGTGCCCTTGCTACAACAACTGGAAGACCCAGCAAGGAGGACCCAAATGCCCTTGA
- the LOC18777640 gene encoding uncharacterized protein LOC18777640 — protein MGDHLVLCVDRFTKPESLQSLQGNEAPGSSSEGSCSQSAELPTCAIDVKGVGEKVVTEEEEPLIQTVECRICQEEDSVKNLEVPCACSGSLKFAHRKCVQRWCNEKGDITCEICHQPYQPGYTAPPPPPQSEDTTIDISEGWTISGTPLDLRDPRLLAMAAAERHFLEAEYDEYADTNASGAAFCRSAALILMALLLLRHALTLPNGDGDDDDASTFFSLFLLRAAGFLLPCYIMAWAISILQRRRQRQEAAALAATEVAFMLQAGQHRGLQFTIAPGPAVTPHQEPIQ, from the exons ATGGGTGATCACCTGGTGTTGTGTGTTGACCGCTTCACAAAACCTGAAAGCTTGCAATCACTGCAAGGGAATGAGGCCCCAGGATCTTCTTCAGAGGGTTCATGCTCCCAATCGGCCGAGCTACCCACTTGCGCCATTGATGTTAAGGGGGTAGGGGAGAAGGTTGtaactgaagaagaagagccaCTGATTCAGACGGTTGAATGTCGCATTTGCCAGGAAGAAGATAGCGTTAAGAATTTGGAAGTCCCCTGTGCTTGCAGTGGCAGCTTAAAA TTTGCTCATAGAAAATGTGTCCAGCGATGGTGCAATGAGAAGGGAGATATAACTTGTGAAATTTGTCATCAG CCATACCAACCTGGTTATACTGCCCCACCACCTCCGCCTCAGTCTGAAGATACCACAATTGACATCAG TGAGGGTTGGACAATCTCTGGTACCCCTTTGGATTTGCGTGATCCTCGACTATTAGCAATGGCAGCGGCTGAACGTCACTTTCTAGAGGCTGAATATGATGAGTATGCTGATACAAATGCTAGTGGAGCAGCTTTTTGCCGCTCTGCTGCTCTAATT TTAATGGCTCTCCTCCTCTTGAGGCATGCTTTGACCCTCCCCAATGGAGAtggggatgatgatgatgcttcAACCTTCTTTTCT CTGTTCTTGCTCCGGGCCGCTGGTTTTCTTCTCCCATGCTACATTATGGCTTGGGCCATCAGCATATTACAACGTCGAAGGCAAAGACAG GAGGCAGCAGCACTTGCGGCAACTGAGGTTGCATTTATGCTGCAGGCAGGGCAACACCGGGGCTTGCAGTTCACAATAGCTCCAGGACCTGCAGTGACTCCCCATCAGGAGCCAATTCAATAA
- the LOC18776618 gene encoding probable arabinosyltransferase ARAD1 codes for MPEKSRLPSKFLFYLITVSVFLLILSSVFLLQFSKTSFTPSSVFKLILVNGTSVYFEPLVKSRQKQLPFLSSEVSRVDAIRSSKRSELACQVSNSSKKLGSLRKMKTMACDSTQALLRVFMYELPPEFHFGLLGWKGKENQTWPNVSISSRIPPYPGGLNLQHSIEYWLTLDLLASNIPTVVRPCTVVRVHNSSEADVIFVPFFSSLSYNRHSKLHGKEKVSVNKMLQNKLVQFLKGRDEWKRKGGKDHLIVAHHPNSMLDARRKLGSAMFVLADFGRYPAEIANLEKDVIAPYRHVVLTVDSSKSASFEERPILLYFRGAIYRKDGGVIRQELYYILKDEKDVHFSFGSVQGNGINKASQGMASSKFCLNIAGDTPSSNRLFDAIASHCVPVIISDEIELPFEEVLDYSEFCIFVHASDAVKKGYLLNLLQGIKQDKWTKMWERLKEIVHQFEYQYPSQPGDAVDMIWQAVSHKISSIQLKFHRKKRYDRSTSGIITK; via the exons ATGCCAGAAAAGAGTAGGCTTCCCTCAAAATTTCTTTTCTACTTGATAACAGTTTCTGTGTTCCTTTTAATCCTTTCTTCTGTCTTCCTACTTCAATTTAGCAAAACTTCTTTTACACCCAGTTCAGTGTTTAAGCTTATTCTTGTTAATGGTACATCAGTGTACTTTGAGCCCCTTGTAAAAAGTAGGCAGAAACAACTTCCTTTCCTGTCCTCTGAGGTTTCCCGAGTTGATGCTATAAGATCCTCAAAAAGAAGTGAATTGGCCTGTCAAGTTTCCAATTCAAGCAAGAAATTGGGATCTTtaaggaaaatgaaaactatGGCCTGTGATTCAACTCAGGCACTCTTGAGGGTGTTCATGTATGAGTTGCCTCCTGAATTTCACTTTGGGCTTTTGGGTTGGAAGGGAAAGGAGAATCAAACATGGCCAAATGTCAGTATCTCAAGTCGCATCCCACCTTACCCAGGTGGCCTGAATTTACAGCACAGTATCGAATACTGGCTCACCCTTGATCTTCTGGCCTCAAATATCCCAACTGTGGTCAGACCTTGCACGGTAGTTAGGGTGCACAATTCAAGCGAAGCAGATGTTATTTTTGTGCCATTCTTCTCATCTCTGAGTTACAACAGGCATTCCAAGCTCCATGGAAAGGAGAAAGTCAGTGTCAACAAGATGTTGCAGAACAAATTGGTGCAGTTTTTGAAAGGTCGGGATGAATGGAAAAGAAAGGGTGGGAAGGATCATTTGATAGTTGCTCACCATCCAAATAGCATGTTGGATGCAAGAAGGAAATTGGGCTCTGCCATGTTTGTGCTTGCAGATTTTGGAAGATACCCAGCTGAAATAGCAAATCTTGAGAAGGATGTAATTGCTCCTTACAGACATGTGGTGCTGACTGTTGACAGCAGCAAATCAGCCTCATTTGAGGAACGTCCTATACTATTATATTTCCGAGGAGCCATATACAGAAAAGAT GGAGGAGTAATTCGCCAGGAATTGTATTATATTCTCAAAGATGAGAAAGATGTACACTTCAGTTTTGGTAGTGTTCAaggaaatggtattaacaaggCAAGCCAAGGAATGGCCTCATCAAAGTTTTGCCTCAATATTGCTGGTGATACCCCTTCCTCAAATCGCCTATTTGATGCTATTGCTAGTCATTGTGTCCCTGTGATTATTAGTGATGAGATTGAGCTACCATTTGAAGAGGTCTTAGACTACTCAGAGTTTTGCATATTTGTTCACGCGTCTGATGCTGTTAAGAAGGGTTACCTACTGAATCTTCTTCAAGGAATCAAGCAAGACAAGTGGACCAAGATGTGGGAAAGGTTGAAGGAAATTGTACATCAATTCGAATATCAGTATCCATCCCAGCCTGGTGATGCCGTTGATATGATTTGGCAAGCAGTTTCTCATAAAATATCCTCTATACAGCTTAAATTTCACAGAAAGAAGAGATATGACAGGTCAACTTCTGGTATAATAACGAAATAA
- the LOC18776142 gene encoding mini zinc finger protein 3: protein MKKRQVVVKRDSSGRSSSTSSSMVRTVRYGECQKNHAANLGGYAVDGCREFMASGEEGTTEALTCAACGCHRNFHRREVETEVVCEYSPPNTYR from the coding sequence ATGAAGAAGCGCCAAGTGGTGGTGAAACGGGACAGTTCGGGGAGGAGCTCGAGCACTTCGTCTTCCATGGTGAGAACTGTGAGGTATGGGGAGTGCCAGAAGAACCATGCTGCAAATTTAGGAGGGTATGCTGTGGATGGGTGCAGAGAATTCATGGCAAGTGGTGAGGAGGGGACAACTGAGGCTCTTACATGCGCTGCTTGTGGCTGCCACAGGAATTTTCACAGAAGAGAAGTGGAAACTGAGGTTGTTTGTGAGTATTCTCCACCCAACACTTATCGGTAG